A section of the Paraburkholderia dioscoreae genome encodes:
- a CDS encoding type II toxin-antitoxin system RelE/ParE family toxin, with protein sequence MTVGIEVIWLPVAIEQLLSIIDHISGDNPVAAVELAQTIRAAADTLTRYPNRYRAGRINGTRELVVKPNYIIVYRVTDRVEILRVRHARRQHL encoded by the coding sequence TTGGCATCGAGGTTATATGGTTGCCGGTGGCGATCGAACAGCTGCTGTCGATCATTGATCACATCAGCGGGGACAACCCCGTCGCGGCCGTCGAACTGGCGCAGACGATCCGGGCCGCAGCCGACACGCTGACGCGCTATCCAAACCGCTACCGTGCAGGACGCATCAATGGAACTCGCGAGCTGGTGGTGAAACCGAATTACATCATCGTGTACCGCGTGACAGACCGGGTCGAAATCCTTCGCGTGCGGCACGCGCGCAGGCAGCACCTGTAG
- a CDS encoding integrase domain-containing protein gives MSKSTSPSNRPRSIEAKFMAASLHKGAATLTRQKMRTTFLAFAAHAKQRRYGPVDPATVTEKQLRNYVHARIEVGITPRTIQNEVSHLRRALRGAGRGEWADTVTNAQLGVPAGSRIGTGRVVNADVLAQALARAPADTRAWIELERYLGLRREEMIESHRSLKQWEAALARGKSFITIRHGTKGGRVRDTVIPAPYRERALAAVRAALAIMTKRQYLVDAPTGRAAQKQVHDRFAALGLTGGDSGHALRRAFCRDNYEHYLGEGYSVKEALGLCSRDLGHGEGRGRWVWNNYLRATYEQQT, from the coding sequence ATGAGCAAGTCCACGTCACCCTCAAACCGGCCGCGATCGATCGAGGCGAAGTTCATGGCCGCGTCGCTCCATAAGGGCGCAGCGACCCTGACCCGGCAGAAGATGCGCACCACTTTTCTGGCGTTCGCTGCGCATGCGAAGCAGCGACGCTATGGGCCGGTCGATCCCGCCACGGTCACCGAGAAACAGCTCCGGAACTACGTGCACGCGCGCATCGAGGTGGGGATCACACCGCGCACCATCCAGAACGAGGTCAGCCATCTGCGCCGCGCGTTGCGCGGCGCCGGACGCGGCGAATGGGCCGATACCGTCACCAACGCGCAGCTCGGCGTGCCTGCCGGCTCGCGCATCGGCACCGGGCGGGTGGTCAATGCGGATGTCCTGGCGCAAGCATTGGCGCGTGCGCCGGCCGACACCCGCGCATGGATCGAGCTTGAACGCTACTTGGGCCTACGGCGCGAGGAGATGATCGAAAGCCATCGAAGCTTGAAACAGTGGGAGGCAGCGCTAGCACGCGGGAAGAGCTTTATCACGATCCGCCATGGCACCAAGGGCGGACGTGTGAGGGATACCGTCATCCCGGCGCCCTACCGTGAACGGGCACTTGCAGCGGTCAGGGCCGCGCTGGCGATAATGACAAAGCGGCAATACCTGGTCGATGCGCCCACCGGTCGCGCGGCCCAGAAGCAGGTTCACGACCGGTTCGCGGCGCTGGGGCTGACGGGCGGAGACTCCGGCCACGCATTGCGCCGTGCCTTCTGCCGTGACAACTACGAGCACTACCTGGGCGAAGGCTACAGCGTGAAAGAAGCGCTCGGACTGTGTTCGCGCGACCTGGGCCATGGCGAGGGCCGGGGCCGCTGGGTCTGGAACAACTACCTGAGGGCGACCTATGAGCAGCAAACCTGA